One Pseudopipra pipra isolate bDixPip1 chromosome 26, bDixPip1.hap1, whole genome shotgun sequence DNA window includes the following coding sequences:
- the DHX8 gene encoding ATP-dependent RNA helicase DHX8, translating into MAEVVAAEELAKLEYLSLVSKVCTELDNHLGINDKDLAEFVISLAEKNTTFDTFKAILLKNGAEFTDSLISNLLRLIQTMRPPPKPSTSKEPIVKPKSEKEKLRELYPALCRPDNPNIRTMLDEDDVKVAADALKELEALMPTADRQGKQRGSDHRVKKRKRSRSRSRDRKRRHRSRSRSRSRTWERNRGKSRYRSRSRSRSLSRDRKDREKYIERSHEKWRDKHIDRPPPEEPSIGDIYNGKVTSIMQFGCFVQLEGLRKRWEGLVHISELRREGRVANVADVVSKGQRVKVKVLSFTGSKTSLSMKDVDQDTGEDLNPNRRRNLVGETNEETSMRNPDRPSHLSLVNAPEVEDDSLERKRLTRISDPEKWEIKQMIAANVLSKEEFPDFDEETGILPKVDDEEDEDLEIELVEEEPPFLRGHTKQSMDMSPIKIVKNPDGSLSQAAMMQSALAKERRELKQAQREAEMDSIPMGLNTHWVDPLPDVDGRQIAANMRGIGMMPNDIPEWKKHAFGGNKASYGKKTQLSIIEQRESLPIFRLKEQLIQAVHDNQILIVIGETGSGKTTQITQYLAEAGYTSRGKIGCTQPRRVAAMSVAKRVSEEFGCCLGQEVGYTIRFEDCTSPETVIKYMTDGMLLRECLIDPDLTQYAIIMLDEAHERTIHTDVLFGLLKKTVQKRQDMKLIVTSATLDAVKFSQYFYEAPIFTIPGRTYPVEILYTKEPETDYLDASLITVMQIHLTEPPGDILVFLTGQEEIDTACEILYERMKSLGPDVPELIILPVYSALPSEMQTRIFDPAPPGSRKVVIATNIAETSLTIDGIYYVVDPGFVKQKVYNSKTGIDQLVVTPISQAQAKQRAGRAGRTGPGKCYRLYTERAYRDEMLTTNVPEIQRTNLASTVLSLKAMGINDLLSFDFMDAPPMETLITAMEQLYTLGALDDEGLLTRLGRRMAEFPLEPMLCKMLIMSVHLGCSEEMLTIVSMLSVQNVFYRPKDKQALADQKKAKFHQTEGDHLTLLAVYNSWKNNKFSNPWCYENFIQARSLRRAQDIRKQMLGIMDRHKLDVVSCGKATVRVQKAICSGFFRNAAKKDPQEGYRTLIDQQVVYIHPSSALFNRQPEWVVYHELVLTTKEYMREVTTIDPRWLVEFAPAFFKVSDPTKLSKQKKQQRLEPLYNRYEEPNAWRISRAFRRR; encoded by the exons ATGGCGGAGGTGGTGGCGGCCGAGGAGCTCGCCAAGCTCGAGTACCTGTCGCTGGTCTCCAAGGTCTGCACCGAGCTCGACAATCACTTGGGCATCAACGACAAGGACCTGG CCGAGTTTGTGATAAGCCTTGCTGAGAAAAATACTACGTTTGACACATTTAAGGCAATTCTGCTAAAGAATGGTGCTGAGTTCACT GATTCCCTCATTAGTAACTTGCTCCGTCTTATACAGACCATGCGACCCCCACCAAAACCATCCACGAGCAAAG AGCCGATCGTCAAACCCAAATCcgagaaagaaaagctgagggaaTTGTATCCAGCTCTTTGCAGGCCAGACAATCCCAACATCAGG ACTATGCTGGATGAAGATGATGTGAAAGTGGCAGCTGATGCCTTGAAAGAGCTGGAAGCTCTGATGCCTACTGCAGACAGGCAGGGCAAGCAAAGGGGCAGCGACCACCG ggtgaagaaaaggaagaggagcCGAAGCCGTAGCAGGGACAGGAAGCGAAGGCACAGATCTCGCTCTAGGTCTCGTTCCAGAACTTGGGAGAGGAACAGGGGAAAATCCAGATATCGGTCGAGGAGCAGGAGTCGCAGCCTCAGCAGGGACCGTAAGGACCGAGAAAAGTACATCGAGAGGAGCCATGAGAAATGGAGGGACAAGCACATCGACCGTCCACCCCCTGAGGAGCCTTCCATCGGAGACATTTACAACGGCAAAGTCACCAGTATAATGCAGTTTGGATGCTTTGTGCAGCTGGAAGGACTAAG GAAGCGTTGGGAGGGCTTAGTCCACATCTCAGAGCTGCGAAGAGAAGGACGGGTTGCCAATGTTGCTGATGTTGTGAGCAAGGGACAAAGAGTGAAGGTCAAAGTATTATCCTTTACTGGATCCAAAACCAGCTTGAGCATGAAG GATGTTGATCAAGACACTGGGGAAGACTTGAACCCAAACAGGAGAAGAAACCTGGTTGGAGAAACCAATGAGGAAACCTCCATGAGGAACCCAGACAGACCCAGTCACCTGTCCCTGGTGAACGCCCCGGAGGTGGAGGACGACAGCCTGGAGCGGAAACGCCTCACCCGGATTTCAGACCCAGAGAAGTGGGAAATAAAACAG ATGATTGCAGCTAATGTGCTTTCCAAGGAAGAGTTTCCTGATTTTGATGAGGAGACTGGGATTCTTCCTAAAGTTGATGATGAAGAAG ATGAGGACCTTGAGATTGAGTTAGTTGAAGAAGAGCCACCATTCCTTCGAGGTCACACTAAACAGAGCATGGATATGAGTCCCATTAAAATAGTAAAG AATCCAGATGGTTCCTTATCCCAGGCTGCAATGATGCAGAGTGCTTTAGCTAAAGAGAGGCGAGAACTTAAACAAGcccagagagaagcagagatgGATTCTATCCCCATGGGCCTCAACACCCACTGGGTGGATCCTCTCCCTGATG tgGATGGAAGACAAATAGCTGCAAACATGCGAGGTATTGGGATGATGCCAAATGATATCCCAGAGTGGAAGAAACATGCATTTGGTGGCAACAAAGCTTCTTATGGTAAGAAGACCCAGCTTTCCATCATTGAACAGAGAGAGAGTCTCCCAATCTTCAGACTGAAGGAGCAGCTGATACAA GCTGTGCATGACAACCAGATTCTGATTGTTATTGGAGAGACAGGATCTGGGAAAACAACACAGATTACCCAATACCTGGCTGAGGCAGGGTACACCTCAAGAGGGAAGATTGGATGTACTCAGCCTCGCAGAGTGGCTGCAATGTCTGTCGCAAAGAGGGTGTCAGAGGAATTTGGTTGCTGCTTGGGACAAGAG GTTGGCTACACCATTCGATTTGAAGACTGCACCAGCCCTGAAACTGTCATCAAATATATGACAGATGGTATGTTACTGAGGGAGTGCTTGATAGATCCAGATCTGACCCAGTATGCCATTATCATGTTGGATGAAGCCCATGAAAGGACCATACATACAGATGTGCTCTTTGGACTCCTGAAGAAG ACAGTGCAGAAGCGGCAGGATATGAAGCTGATAGTGACATCAGCAACACTGGATGCTGTGAAATTCTCTCAGTATTTCTATGAAGCACCAATCTTCACAATTCCTGGCAGAACATATCCAGTAGAAATTCTGTACACAAAAGAGCCAGAGACAGATTATTTGGATGCCAGTCTGATTACAGTAATGCAGATCCACTTAACAGAGCCACCAG GTGACATTTTGGTGTTTCTAACCGGTCAGGAAGAGATTGACACTGCCTGTGAAATCCTCTATGAAAGGATGAAATCTCTAGGACCTGATGTTCCAGAGTTAATTATCCTACCAGTGTATTCAGCTTTACCCAGTGAAATGCAAACCAGGATCTTTGACCCTGCCCCACCAGGAAGCAGAAAG GTTGTCATTGCCACTAACATTGCAGAGACATCTCTGACTATTGATGGAATATATTATGTAGTCGATCCTGGCTTTGTGAAGCAGAAGGTTTATAACTCCAAGACTGGGATTGACCAGCTGGTGGTGACACCGATTTCACAG GCTCAAGCAAAGCAGCgtgcagggagggctgggagaaCAGGCCCAGGAAAATGCTACAGGTTATATACAGAGCGTGCATATCGAGATGAAATGCTAACCACTAATGTGCCTGAAATCCAGAGAACAAATTTGGCCAGTACAGTGCTTTCCCTGAAG GCTATGGGCATCAACGATTTGCTGTCCTTTGACTTTATGGATGCTCCCCCCATGGAAACTCTCATAACTGCCATGGAGCAGCTCTACACCCTGGGAGCTCTGGATGATGAGGGGCTGCTCACTCGCCTTGGGCGCAGG ATGGCAGAATTCCCCTTGGAGCCTATGCTGTGTAAGATGCTGATCATGTCTGTCCATCTGGGATGCAGCGAGGAAATGCTGACAATAGTCTCCATGCTGTCTGTGCAGAACGTGTTTTACAGGCCAAAG GATAAACAAGCACTTGCTGATCAAAAGAAAGCCAAGTTCCATCAGACAGAAGGTGACCACCTCACCCTGCTGGCTGTGTACAATTCCTGGAAGAATAACAAGTTTTCAAATCCCTGGTGCTATGAAAATTTTATCCAGGCCCGGTCCTTACGCAGGGCCCAGGACATTCGCAAGCAGATGTTGGGCATCATGGACAG GCACAAGCTGGATGTGGTGTCCTGTGGGAAGGCAACAGTTCGGGTGCAGAAGGCCATCTGTAGTGGCTTCTTCAGGAATGCAGCAAAGAAGGATCCCCAGGAAGGTTATCGGACACTCATTGACCAACAAGTAGTTTATATCCACCCATCCAGTGCTCTCTTCAACAGGCAGCCAGAATG GGTGGTGTATCACGAGCTGGTGCTGACCACCAAGGAGTACATGCGGGAAGTGACAACTATTGATCCTCGCTGGCTGGTGGAATTTGCCCCAGCTTTCTTCAAGGTTTCTGACCCCACCAAGCTGAGCAagcagaagaagcagcagcgcCTGGAGCCGCTGTACAATCGCTACGAGGAGCCCAACGCTTGGAGGATCTCACGGGCGTTCCGGCGGCGAtga